One genomic window of Haloferax mediterranei ATCC 33500 includes the following:
- a CDS encoding universal stress protein, with translation MYSEILVPTDGSRAAERAIDHALNLAETYDARIHALYVVDTSIYTSLDAGADVVIDALEREGEAATRHVREAAEKADVEFESEVMTGTAYRSIRKYTEDHDIDLVVMGTHGRTGLSHYLLGSVTERVVRTSPVPVLTTRMQDEEETEESADATGETNTEPAE, from the coding sequence ATGTACAGCGAAATCCTCGTGCCGACCGACGGGAGCAGGGCCGCCGAACGCGCCATCGACCACGCACTCAACCTCGCGGAGACCTACGATGCACGGATTCACGCGCTGTACGTCGTCGATACCAGTATCTACACGTCGCTCGATGCCGGCGCAGACGTCGTCATCGACGCCCTCGAACGTGAGGGTGAGGCCGCAACCAGACACGTCCGCGAGGCCGCCGAGAAAGCGGACGTCGAATTCGAAAGCGAAGTGATGACCGGAACCGCCTACCGCTCTATCCGAAAGTACACCGAGGACCACGATATCGACCTCGTCGTCATGGGAACCCACGGTCGGACGGGGCTGAGCCACTACCTGCTCGGAAGCGTGACCGAGCGCGTGGTCCGAACCTCACCGGTTCCGGTCCTCACCACGCGGATGCAAGACGAAGAAGAAACCGAAGAATCGGCGGACGCGACCGGCGAGACGAACACCGAACCGGCCGAATGA
- a CDS encoding 2Fe-2S iron-sulfur cluster-binding protein yields the protein MTEYTVEFVGTGETITVSDKQTILKACIEEGIAQEYSCRVGMCLACSAEILEGDVTQPAARGLTEEESEKYALTCMARPQSDLKLERGIYPPSIEDDAVTAGAAADDD from the coding sequence ATGACTGAGTACACCGTCGAGTTCGTCGGTACGGGCGAGACCATCACGGTTTCCGACAAACAAACCATCCTCAAGGCCTGTATTGAGGAGGGCATCGCACAGGAGTACTCCTGCCGCGTCGGGATGTGCCTCGCCTGCTCTGCGGAGATTCTCGAAGGCGACGTCACACAGCCTGCGGCCCGCGGGCTGACCGAAGAAGAATCCGAGAAGTACGCGCTCACCTGTATGGCTCGTCCGCAGAGCGACCTGAAGCTCGAACGTGGTATCTACCCGCCCAGCATCGAGGACGACGCTGTCACCGCGGGTGCCGCCGCAGACGACGACTAA
- a CDS encoding MBL fold metallo-hydrolase gives MSPDELAARLQRGDPTAILDVRNRDEFEAWHIDGQRVTATQIPAIEFTQADVLGTVSELADQFRDAPKPVVVACGEGRASATVADLLSDAGVEAENLETGMEGWARVYRAREMEHDDATVLQYDRPSSGCLAYMVIVDDEAVVIDPLRTFASRYVEDAREHGAEIVAAVDTHVHADHVSGVRAVSELADAPAVVPVGAVDRGLDFDARLVEDGDTISVGDAELVAVHAPGHTSEMTAYRLGDLRFVGDSLFLESVARPDLEDGDAGAPAAARRLYETLRERYGEFDGGTRIAPGHYSEQAESNDNSVYVATLDALRNQLDALSMDEDEFVSFVLDDMPPRPTNYERIIDTNLGRDSLADDEAFEVELGPNNCAATASD, from the coding sequence ATGTCCCCCGACGAACTCGCGGCGCGACTCCAGCGCGGCGACCCGACAGCGATACTCGATGTCCGAAACCGCGACGAGTTCGAAGCGTGGCACATCGATGGACAACGCGTGACGGCGACGCAGATTCCAGCGATTGAGTTCACGCAGGCGGACGTGCTCGGGACCGTCTCGGAGCTCGCAGACCAGTTCCGAGACGCACCAAAGCCGGTCGTCGTCGCGTGCGGGGAGGGCCGGGCGAGTGCGACCGTCGCCGACCTGCTCTCCGACGCCGGTGTCGAAGCCGAGAACCTCGAAACAGGAATGGAAGGCTGGGCGCGCGTCTACCGTGCTCGCGAAATGGAACACGACGATGCGACGGTGCTCCAGTACGACCGCCCATCGAGCGGGTGTCTCGCCTACATGGTCATCGTCGACGACGAAGCCGTCGTTATCGACCCGCTCCGGACGTTCGCATCGCGCTACGTCGAAGACGCCCGCGAGCACGGCGCTGAAATCGTCGCCGCCGTCGACACTCACGTCCACGCCGACCACGTGAGCGGCGTCCGCGCCGTCTCCGAACTCGCAGACGCACCCGCTGTCGTTCCAGTCGGTGCAGTCGACCGCGGTCTCGATTTCGATGCCCGACTCGTGGAAGACGGCGATACCATCTCGGTTGGCGATGCGGAACTCGTCGCCGTTCACGCACCGGGACATACGAGCGAGATGACCGCCTACCGTCTCGGAGACCTGCGTTTCGTCGGCGACAGTCTCTTTCTGGAGAGCGTCGCACGCCCCGACCTCGAAGACGGCGATGCGGGCGCACCCGCAGCGGCTCGGCGGCTCTACGAGACGCTCCGCGAGCGGTACGGCGAGTTCGACGGCGGCACGCGCATCGCGCCCGGACACTACAGTGAACAGGCCGAGTCCAACGATAACAGCGTCTATGTGGCCACGCTCGACGCGCTTCGCAACCAGCTCGATGCGCTCTCGATGGACGAAGACGAGTTCGTTTCGTTCGTCCTCGACGATATGCCGCCGCGACCGACCAACTACGAACGCATCATCGACACCAATCTCGGACGCGACTCGCTCGCCGACGACGAGGCCTTCGAGGTGGAGTTAGGGCCGAACAACTGCGCGGCGACGGCGAGTGACTGA
- a CDS encoding globin-coupled sensor protein, whose translation MTDPSEQVTADVRARVDGDSLLSQLDIDEAEIEWRKSFVRLSADDEQRVRDLEPLFDEFADEFAAEFYDHLGEHAETTAFFDRSTKTMEMLQADQAAYLRQLASGEYDTDYFAKRARIGKIHDLIDLGPKFYLGAYSVYYEGITEAIASEVKDEFGGADGNGGENNGLLSGLLGGSSGTDKAQTSTGSSNDPVDDAVDALVERLLPVLKLLSLDQQVAMDTYIHSHSEAARAAAARRRELAAEVEADVSEPVEELLSTSEQVTDRTTDIETIAEKQADDMETVASEVSDMSATVEEIAATAEEVERTSADAADRAAEGEDAADEAIDVMRDVSEAAETASSDVQRLHDQIEEIDEVLDAINDIAEQTNLLALNASIEAARAGEAGEGFAVVASEVKNLAEESQARASEVETTVDHIQEEAQDTIDSLSQTTDRLHDGIDRGEDVMRSLTDISSAVEQATIGVSEVASATDDQAASAEQIANMVDDANMRADDVSEQIAEIADATRSQTQQVLAIRDAAERLGSDDDSGASGVGDEDGLSSPTNLDASGDIDGPPASVLDEAGYDEAPDPNLSNDGGTTE comes from the coding sequence ATGACTGACCCCTCGGAGCAAGTGACAGCCGACGTGCGAGCGCGCGTCGACGGGGACTCTCTTCTCTCGCAATTAGATATCGACGAAGCTGAAATCGAGTGGCGGAAGTCGTTCGTCCGTCTCTCTGCGGACGACGAGCAGCGCGTTCGCGACCTCGAACCGCTCTTCGACGAGTTCGCGGACGAGTTCGCCGCCGAGTTTTACGACCACCTCGGCGAGCACGCCGAAACGACGGCGTTCTTCGACCGGTCGACGAAAACGATGGAGATGCTGCAAGCCGACCAGGCGGCCTATCTTCGCCAACTGGCCTCCGGCGAGTACGACACCGATTACTTCGCAAAGCGGGCACGCATCGGGAAAATACACGATTTGATAGACCTCGGGCCGAAGTTCTATCTCGGCGCGTATTCGGTGTACTACGAGGGGATTACCGAGGCAATCGCGTCCGAAGTAAAGGATGAATTCGGCGGAGCAGACGGTAACGGGGGTGAAAACAACGGATTACTGAGTGGCCTTCTCGGTGGTAGCAGTGGTACCGATAAAGCTCAGACCAGCACGGGTAGCAGCAACGACCCAGTCGACGACGCGGTCGATGCGCTCGTCGAACGACTCCTTCCGGTCTTGAAACTGCTTTCTCTCGACCAACAGGTGGCGATGGACACGTACATCCACTCGCACAGTGAGGCCGCACGGGCCGCTGCAGCGCGCCGCCGCGAACTCGCGGCCGAAGTCGAAGCCGACGTGAGTGAACCAGTCGAAGAGCTGCTGTCGACATCCGAGCAAGTCACCGACCGCACCACCGACATCGAAACCATCGCGGAGAAGCAGGCCGACGACATGGAAACGGTCGCGTCGGAGGTGTCGGACATGAGCGCCACCGTCGAAGAGATTGCGGCAACGGCCGAAGAGGTCGAACGGACCAGCGCCGACGCGGCGGACCGCGCGGCGGAGGGCGAGGACGCGGCTGACGAGGCTATCGACGTGATGCGCGACGTGAGCGAGGCGGCCGAGACGGCATCGAGCGACGTACAGCGCCTTCACGACCAAATCGAAGAGATAGACGAAGTGCTCGATGCGATTAACGACATCGCCGAGCAGACGAATCTGCTGGCGCTCAACGCCTCCATCGAGGCGGCCCGCGCGGGCGAGGCCGGAGAGGGATTCGCCGTCGTCGCGAGCGAGGTCAAGAACCTCGCCGAAGAGTCGCAGGCGCGCGCCTCCGAAGTCGAGACCACGGTCGACCACATTCAGGAAGAAGCACAGGACACTATCGACAGCCTCTCGCAGACGACCGACCGGCTTCACGACGGCATCGACCGCGGAGAAGACGTGATGCGGAGTCTAACGGACATCTCGTCCGCGGTCGAACAGGCGACCATCGGTGTGAGTGAAGTCGCGTCAGCGACCGACGACCAAGCCGCGAGCGCCGAACAGATAGCGAACATGGTCGACGATGCAAATATGCGAGCGGACGACGTCTCGGAGCAGATAGCTGAAATCGCCGATGCGACCCGCTCGCAGACCCAGCAGGTGCTCGCCATCCGCGACGCGGCCGAGCGACTCGGCAGTGACGATGACTCGGGAGCGTCAGGAGTTGGCGACGAGGACGGACTGTCCTCGCCAACGAATCTCGACGCTTCGGGCGATATCGACGGTCCACCGGCCAGCGTCCTCGATGAAGCAGGATACGACGAAGCTCCCGACCCGAACCTCAGCAACGACGGTGGGACGACAGAGTAG